GTCTTCGGATGGTTTCGGATCACCGGACGGATGATTATGCGCAACCATTATGCTTGCCGCAGAATGTTGAAGAGCCGGTTCAAAGACCTCCCGCGGATGAACAAGGTTCGCGTTTAAGGTGCCCATTGAAATCGTTTCTTTATGAACCATCTCATTTTTTGCATTGAGATAGAGAGCGACAAAATGCTCCCTTTTGTTTTGGCGCAAATCGGTCAGTTGAGCAACCACATCTTTCGGAGTAACAATCGTCGGCAAGTTCGTGTCATTAACTTCCAATGCACGCTTTGAGAGCTCAAAAGCGGCCAGAAGCGTTGTGGCTTTGGCAGAATCAATGCCACTGATTTTTACCAAATCCTGATAAGTCATTTGCAAAAGCCGCTTCTTGGAATACTTGGATAAAATCTGCGAAGCGATTTCAATGACATTCTTTCCGGCCTTGCCGGTCCGAAGCAGAATAGCCAAAAGCTCCGAATCCTTAAGATTTTCGGCTCCCTTGGCCACCAGTTTCTCCCGCGGCCGTTCAATTTTTGGTAAATCTTTTATTTTCATTTTATTTCAATAAATCATCTAACTCGCAAGAAAGCAGAGTCGACTTATTAAGCACAATCTGCTCTTTCTGGTTTAAATTGTCAGCGGTCATTCTAATAACTTTAGTAATTATACTATCGCCTAACATAATTCTGTTTGTTTTCTTAAAATATTTTTCAGTTTTCTGATAGAAAAGTGTTGCGTAAAGCTTTAATTTTTCCTGAGACGGCGGGTGGCTGGTTGAGCCGGTGCTGGTGAATTCAATTATCTCGCTTACTTTTTTATCCTCTTTGATTGTCAAATCTCCTCCACGAAACATAATCCAGTAATCGCTAAGGACATAGACAACCCGCACCGGGCGATCGTCCTCGGTTTTGTATGTGTAAATGAAGTGAAAATTATCCGGCATTAGATCGTGATGCACCCTGACATGCTCGAGCTCTGTTACGGTACAAATTTTATACGCATCAAAAAGCCGCAAATAACTCTCCCGCCAATTTTTAAGCCAGTTTTCAATATAAGGACGGTTTACAAAAAGCGGCACAAGGTCCTGTTTCAAATTTTTATCACTCACTTTATTCGTCTGAAG
The nucleotide sequence above comes from Patescibacteria group bacterium. Encoded proteins:
- the radC gene encoding DNA repair protein RadC; this encodes MKIKDLPKIERPREKLVAKGAENLKDSELLAILLRTGKAGKNVIEIASQILSKYSKKRLLQMTYQDLVKISGIDSAKATTLLAAFELSKRALEVNDTNLPTIVTPKDVVAQLTDLRQNKREHFVALYLNAKNEMVHKETISMGTLNANLVHPREVFEPALQHSAASIMVAHNHPSGDPKPSEDDIEVTKRLAEAGKMMGVEVLDHVIVAKNSHFSFKEEKLL